ACACACGGGTTGAGCCCGGCGGCCGGGGCGGGCGCACGCGTCACGGCGATCCCCGCCGACCTCGCCCGCCCCCATCTGGGCCTGGACGAGGAGACGTTCGCCGAACTGGCCCGCACCTGCGGGGCGATCGTCCACAACGCGGCCACCGTCAGCATCCTGCGCGAGTACGCCACCCTCCGCGCCGCCAACACCGAGTCCACGAGACACCTGGTGCGCATGGCCGCCGTACGGGCGACGCCCCTGCATCTCGTCTCGACGCTCTCCGTCGCCCCGCCCCTCGCCCTGAGCCCCGAAGTGCCGGAGGCGTTCCTCCCGCCGCACCCCGGACTGCGGTACGGCTACCAGCGGTCGAAGTGGGCGGCCGAGCGACTGGTGGAGCAGGCCGCCGAGCGGGGGCTGCCGGTCACCGTGCACCGGCTCGGCCGGGTGGTCGGCCCGGCCTCGACCGGTTACGTCGACCAGCGGGACTTCCTGTGGAGCGTGCTGCGGGCGGGAGTGCCCGCGGGAGTCGTCCCCGACCTGTTCGAGGAGGAGATCTGGACGCCGGTCGACCAGGTGGCCCGCACGCTCGTCCATCTCTGCCTCGGCCGCCACCCCGCCGGCGCGACCGTCTTCAACCACGCGGCCGGCGCCCCGGTGCGACTGGCGGACCTCTACGACTGGCTGGAGGAGTACGGCTACCCGCTGCGCCGCGTCCCGGCGCACCGATGGCGGGCGGAGCTGCCGGTCTCCTCCGACGCGGCGGCGACCACACTGGCCTTCCTCGACTCCTGGGGAGCGGACGCCGGCGAGACCGGGGGCGCGGACCTGCGTCTCGGCCGGGTCCGCGCCGACAACGTCGTGAACGGCCTCCGCGGCAGCGGCATCACCTGCCCGCCCGTCGACCGGGACCTCGTCCTGCGCTACCTCGACCACTGCGTCACCACCGGCGCACTGCCCGCCCCCGCGGACCGCCGGAGCCGGGCCCATCTCCCCCTCCCCGCCGAGTAGTCGAGGCCCGGCGGGAACTCCCGCGGCCCACCGTCCGACTACTGCAACGGAACCCACCGCACGACCCCGCACCCCGCACCCCGCACCAAGGAGCCCCGAATGCCGAAGAAACGGCCGGTCGCCGTCGCCCTGGCCGGCGCCCTCTGTCTGGTCACCACGGCCTGCGCCGACGCGACCGGGACAGCGGGCGCGGACGACGGCGACGCCTCCGCGGCCGCCGCGGGGTCCGGATATCCGGTGACCCTCGACAACTGCGGGGTCTCCGAGAAGTTCACCGAGGCACCCGGCCGGGTCGTCGTGATGAACGGTGCCTCGGTCGCCGAGGTCTCCACCCTGCTCGCCCTCGGCCTGGGCGACCGGATCGTCGCCAACCAGCAGAGCTACGGCATGTCCGAGACCGAGGGCCGGGCGGAGGCCATCAAGAGGCTCCCCACCGGTGGCGTCGAACTCAACGACGCCTACGACATCCCGCGCGAGGCGATGATCGGGCTCCGCCCCGACCTGGTGCTCTCCACCACCTCGTACGGCTTCGACGAGAAGAACGGCTTCGCCACCCGCGAGCAGCTGGGGGACGTCGGCGCCCACTCCTATGTCTCCCCGCAGGGCTGCGACCAGGACACCTCGAAGATGACCGTCGAGGACAGCTACACACTGCTGCGGGACATGGGGAAGATCTTCGACAGGGGTGACGAGGCCGAGAAGCTGATCGCCGCCTCGGAGAAGCGGATCGCCGACGTCACCGCGAAGGTGAAGGGCGAGAAGCGGCCCGAGGTCATGGTCCTGTTCTCCCACATGACCATGGGCGGCAACGACTTCAGCTCGGTCGTCGCCAAGGGCATCTACAACGACATCCTCGCCAGGGCCGGCGGCTCCAACGCCTTCGAGAACGCCTCGACGACGTCCTTCGCCGACCTGAGCAAGGAGAAGGTGGCCGCCACCGACGTCGACGCCCTCGTCGTCATCGGCTACAACGACCCCGACCCGGCGGCCTACGCCGAGAAACTGCTGAAGGAGTTCCCCCAGTGGCCGGCGGCGAAGAACAAGACGTACGTGGCGCTGTCGGACTCGATGTACCTCGGCCCCAGCAACGACCTGGCCGTGGCGAAGATCGCCGGGATGCTGCACCCCGACAAGGTCTGAACGGCCTGCGGCTGTCCCTCGCTGTCGGTGTCCTGTCCGTCGTGCTCGTCGCCGTGATGGTGATGGCGGTGAGCATCGGCGCGGTGAACATCCCGGTCGGCGACGTATGGCGGGTCCTGCTGCACCACATCACCGGACGGGGCGCCCCCGGCGACCCCGCGCTGGACCAGATCGTGTGGACGTTCCGGGCACCCCGGGTCGCGCTCGCCGCCCTGGTCGGCGCGGGCCTCGCGGTCACCGGAGCGGTGCTCCAGACACTGGTCGCCAACCCGCTTGCCGACCCCGTCGTGCTGGGCTTCTCCTACGGCGCCTCCCTGGGCGCCGTCCTGGTCATCACCCTCGGCGGGGCCACCCTCGCGGGCTTCGGCGGCCTCGGGGTGTCGGGCGCGGCCTTCGTCGGCGCGCTCACGGCCGGTGCCCTCGCCTTCGCCCTGGGCCGGCGCGGCGGCAGGCTGGCCCCGACCCGGCTGGTCCTGGCCGGGGTCGTCGTCGGCTCCGTCTTCCTCTCCCTCACCAGCTTCGTCCAGCTGATGGCGACACCCACCGAGCTGCGGACCGTGATGTTCTGGATGCTCGGCAGCGTCGCCGGCGCCCAGTGGGACCAACTCCCCGTCGTCACCGTGGTGGTGGTGACCGGCACGGTCGTGCTGACCCTGTTCGGACGGCGGCTCGACGCCCTGCTCGCCGGGGACGAGTCGGCCACCGCGCTCGGCGTGGACGTCAGCCGGCTGCGGGCGGTCCTGCTGATCCTCAGCGCGCTGCTCACCGGCACCGTCATCGCCGTCGCGGGCGGCATCGGCTTCGTCGGCCTGATGATCCCCCATCTGGTCCGCCTCACCGCGGGCGCCGGCCACCGCAGGCTGCTGCCCCTGACCGCGCTGCTGGGCGCCGTCTACCTGGTCGCCGTGGACCTGCTCTCCCGCACCCTCAACCGCCCCAACGAACTCCCGCTGGGCATCCTCACCGTCCTGCTCGGCGCCCCCTTCTTCCTGTGGCTGCTGCGCCGCGACAAGGGCCTGGACACCGCATGAACAACCGTATGAACAACAGCCCGGACACCGTATGAAACTGACCGTGGACCAGCTCCACATCACCCTGGACCGCACCCCGATCCTCCGGGCGGTGAACCTGGCGGCGGGCAAGGGCGACGTCGTCGGGCTCGTCGGCCCCAACGGCAGCGGCAAGTCCACCCTCCTGCGCGCCGTCTACCGCTCGCTGCGCCCCGCCGGGGGAGTGGTCAGGGTGGGCGGAGACGACGTGTGGGAGCTGCCCGCGCGGACGGCGGCCCGCCGCACGGCGGCCGTGCTCCAGGACTCCGGCACCACCACCGGGCTGAGTGTGCGGGAGATCGTGGCCCTCGGGCGTACGCCCCACCACGGGCTGCTCGGGCGGGACGGTGCCGAGGACCGGGAGGCCGTCGCCGACGCGATCGCCCGCTGCGGTGTCGAACCCTTCGCGGACCGCGACCACGCCACCCTCTCCGGCGGCGAACGCCAACGCGTGCTGCTGGCCCGCGCCCTCGCCCAGCGACCCCGGCTGCTGGTCCTGGACGAACTCACCAACCACCTCGACATCCGCGCCCGGTTCGAACTCCTGGACCTGATCCGCTCCACCGGCATCACCACCCTGGCCGTCCTGCACGACCTGGACCTCGCCGCCCGCCTCTGCGACCACCTCGCCGTCCTCGACGGCGGCGAGGTGGTCGCGGCGGGCCCGGTCCTGGAGGTCCTGACGCCGGACCTCCTCAGGGACGTGTTCGGCGTGCTCGGCCACACGGAACGGCACGCCGACGGGGTCGTCCGCATCACCTACGCGGCCCGGCCGCTGGCCGGCGACCGGGCCGGGGAGGCTCAGCGGTAGCAGGTGGTGACCCCCGGGCGCCAGGGGCAGGCGAGGCCGGCGAAGCCGCCGTTCGTGGTCACGTCGACGGTGAACGCGTCGCCGCCGCGCAGCACCCGCCGGTCCTGGACGAGGCCGTCGGCGCCGTCCCGGATCGTCTCGACGAGCCACTTGCCCGTTCCGAGGGTCAGCGGGACCTCGGCGGTGCGGGCCGCTCCCGCGTACACCCCGCCCAGGAACCAGCGGTCACCGCTGCGGCGCGCGAGCACCGCCTCCTGTCCGGGCTCCCCGGCGAGCAGCCGGGTGTCGTCCCAGGCGGCGGGGACCTGGTCGAAGTAGGCACGGGCGAGCGGCCGGGCGTCGTACGACTCGGGGGTGCCCGCGAACATCTGCAGGCCCGACTCGTAGGCGACGGCGAGCCCGACCTCGGCCGCGTCGGAGTTGGGGCGCAGCCCCACGCGGTGGAAGGCGCCGGGGGTGAAGTCCATGGAGCCGATGACGTTGCGGGTGAACGGCAGCGTGGTGAGGTGGGCGGCGGTGTTGGTGCGCTTCTCCTCGCCCGCGACGCCCTCCAGGGTCATCACATGCGGCCAGGTGCGCTGGATGCCCTTGGGGATCGTGGAGCCGTGGAAGTTGACCAGGAGGTGGTGGGCGGCGGTCTCCGGGAGGATCGCGTCGTACCACTTGAGCGTGGCCTGCGCCTCCGAGTCCATGAAGTCGATCTTGACGCCCTTGACGCCCCAGCGTTCCAGGGTGGGCAGCCACCGCGCACGCTCCTCGGCGGTGTCGAGGTCGCGCTGATGGATCCAGACGATGATGCCGACGCCCTTGGCCCGCGCGTACTCCACGAGTTCGGGCATCCAGCTGGTGGTCTGCCAGTCGGGGTCGGTGGTGTCCCAGGCGTCGGACCGGAAGTACCAGCCCGCGTCGACCGCCTCGTACGGCCAGCCGCGCTCGGCGGCGTAGTCGACGTACGCCTTCTGCGCGGTGAGACTCTGGCCCGCCGGCCGGCCACCGGCCAGCCAGGTCCACAGGGCGGTGCCGGGGCGGATCCAGGAGCGGTCGCGGACCTGGGAGGCGGGCGCGAGGTCGTCGGTGAAGGTGGAGCGGGTGACGGTCGCGAGATCGCCGGTGACCATGGCCCGCCAGGGCGTGGCCAGCGGGCCCCCGCCGGTCGTCACCCGGTCGTCGGCGAGCTTGATCCGGTAGGTGCCGGTGCCCTGTTCATGGGTGAGCCGGGCACCGGAGTAGGCGCCGGTGAGGTCGGACTCGGCGAGCAGCGTGTAGCCGCCGTCGGTGCGGAACAGCGCCTGGTCCGAGTACGCGCCGGTCGGGGCGCCCGCGGCCGTGTACCGGACGAACTGCCCCTCGTTGTCGGCCCGGTAGGCGCCGAGCCAGGCGCTCGCGTCCGCCGGGAGGTTGAACGCGGAGGTCTCGCCGAGCACATCGCCGTGGCCGGCGGGCAGGACGTACCGGTAGGCGACCCCGTCGGCGGAGGCGCGGACGACGAGGTCGAGCCGGGCACCGGCGGCGGTCGTGAACGACAGCCGGCTCTCGTTCATCCGCACCCGGCGTTCCAGCCGCTTGCCGGCCCGGGTCCGGTACCGCTCGTCGATCGTCCGGTCCCTGCGGTGCAGGAAACGCAACCCCTGGGACAGGTCGGCCTGTTCGGTGACGAGGCCGACGGGTGAGGGTTCGACGACCGTCCGGCCGCCGCGGGACACCGCCAGACGCAGAGCGCCGGTGCCGGAGTCCAGGGACACCCGTGCGCGGGGCACGTGCGCGGACGCCGAGGCGGACACCGACCAGGCGCGGTCGTGCGGCTCGGCCCGCGCGGGCACGGTCGTGAGAAGGGTGGCCACCAGCCCGGCGCAGAGCCCGGCGACCGTGGTCCTGATCGGAACAGCCATGGGAACCTTCCTGTGGTGCGGGTGGGTGAGCGTGGTTACGGCAGTCCCCAGGCCGCGCCCGGTTCGCTGATGCCGACCGGCGCGATGACGAGGTCGGGCCGGGCACCGGAGTGGACCAGCACCTCGCGGCCCTCGGGCAGATCGATGGAGAGGGTGCCGTCGCCCGGGTCGTGGGTGCGGGCCGGGGTGCCGTCGTCGAGGAGCACGGTGAGCCGGCCGGTGAGTCCGTGCCGGAGCTTCAGCGGCTCGCCCGCCAGGCTCCTGATCCGGATGAACCGGGTGGTCCCGCCCTCACGGACGGCGCTCACCAGGAAGGCGCCCTGGGTACGGAAGTCGTGCAGGGTGACGTCGGCCCAGGCGGACGGGACGGCCGGGAAGACCCGGATCACCCCGCCCCAGCTCTGGCAGAACATGTCGTGCAGCGACTGCGAGGCGGACAGCGGAGTCTCGATGACCGGACCGGCCTCGGTGTAGTGGGTGTTGGCCTGGCAGGGGTAGCGGGTGCTCGGGTCGAAGAACTTCCGCAGATAGCCGATCGCGGTGTCGCCGTCGCCGGTCATCGCGTACATCGACGCGGCCCCGGTGTAGCTGTACCCCCGGTGCGCGCTCGGCAGTGCGTGCCAGCGGACCACCGACCTGGTGATCAGCTCGCGGTTCTCCGGCTGCTCCCAGTTGACGAGGCACAGCGGATAGATCATCAGCAGATGCGAGTAGTGCCGGTGGGACTGCGCGTACGGGGTGTCGGCGCCGATCATGTAGCCGTTGTCGTCGACCGGGTACGGGGTGAGTCTGGCC
The sequence above is drawn from the Streptomyces griseiscabiei genome and encodes:
- a CDS encoding FecCD family ABC transporter permease, producing the protein MVMAVSIGAVNIPVGDVWRVLLHHITGRGAPGDPALDQIVWTFRAPRVALAALVGAGLAVTGAVLQTLVANPLADPVVLGFSYGASLGAVLVITLGGATLAGFGGLGVSGAAFVGALTAGALAFALGRRGGRLAPTRLVLAGVVVGSVFLSLTSFVQLMATPTELRTVMFWMLGSVAGAQWDQLPVVTVVVVTGTVVLTLFGRRLDALLAGDESATALGVDVSRLRAVLLILSALLTGTVIAVAGGIGFVGLMIPHLVRLTAGAGHRRLLPLTALLGAVYLVAVDLLSRTLNRPNELPLGILTVLLGAPFFLWLLRRDKGLDTA
- a CDS encoding ABC transporter ATP-binding protein translates to MKLTVDQLHITLDRTPILRAVNLAAGKGDVVGLVGPNGSGKSTLLRAVYRSLRPAGGVVRVGGDDVWELPARTAARRTAAVLQDSGTTTGLSVREIVALGRTPHHGLLGRDGAEDREAVADAIARCGVEPFADRDHATLSGGERQRVLLARALAQRPRLLVLDELTNHLDIRARFELLDLIRSTGITTLAVLHDLDLAARLCDHLAVLDGGEVVAAGPVLEVLTPDLLRDVFGVLGHTERHADGVVRITYAARPLAGDRAGEAQR
- a CDS encoding glycoside hydrolase family 97 protein, with translation MAVPIRTTVAGLCAGLVATLLTTVPARAEPHDRAWSVSASASAHVPRARVSLDSGTGALRLAVSRGGRTVVEPSPVGLVTEQADLSQGLRFLHRRDRTIDERYRTRAGKRLERRVRMNESRLSFTTAAGARLDLVVRASADGVAYRYVLPAGHGDVLGETSAFNLPADASAWLGAYRADNEGQFVRYTAAGAPTGAYSDQALFRTDGGYTLLAESDLTGAYSGARLTHEQGTGTYRIKLADDRVTTGGGPLATPWRAMVTGDLATVTRSTFTDDLAPASQVRDRSWIRPGTALWTWLAGGRPAGQSLTAQKAYVDYAAERGWPYEAVDAGWYFRSDAWDTTDPDWQTTSWMPELVEYARAKGVGIIVWIHQRDLDTAEERARWLPTLERWGVKGVKIDFMDSEAQATLKWYDAILPETAAHHLLVNFHGSTIPKGIQRTWPHVMTLEGVAGEEKRTNTAAHLTTLPFTRNVIGSMDFTPGAFHRVGLRPNSDAAEVGLAVAYESGLQMFAGTPESYDARPLARAYFDQVPAAWDDTRLLAGEPGQEAVLARRSGDRWFLGGVYAGAARTAEVPLTLGTGKWLVETIRDGADGLVQDRRVLRGGDAFTVDVTTNGGFAGLACPWRPGVTTCYR
- a CDS encoding ABC transporter substrate-binding protein, producing the protein MPKKRPVAVALAGALCLVTTACADATGTAGADDGDASAAAAGSGYPVTLDNCGVSEKFTEAPGRVVVMNGASVAEVSTLLALGLGDRIVANQQSYGMSETEGRAEAIKRLPTGGVELNDAYDIPREAMIGLRPDLVLSTTSYGFDEKNGFATREQLGDVGAHSYVSPQGCDQDTSKMTVEDSYTLLRDMGKIFDRGDEAEKLIAASEKRIADVTAKVKGEKRPEVMVLFSHMTMGGNDFSSVVAKGIYNDILARAGGSNAFENASTTSFADLSKEKVAATDVDALVVIGYNDPDPAAYAEKLLKEFPQWPAAKNKTYVALSDSMYLGPSNDLAVAKIAGMLHPDKV